TTAACTAAAGAATTGAAATGGCATTAATATTGCTGTATCAAGTTTAATATGAGTTTTTTAAACTACACAAAGGGAAATGTAAAAATGGACAAATTAACCTATACCAAAGCATTTGAAAGTTTTATTTGGAATTTCAGACTGGATTTTGATCCTGTGGGTGTAAAATTTATTGACAATGAATCAATTATTAATACACTTCCAATTACCCATACAGTAAAACCAAAACTATCTTATTGTCAATATCTTGCAGCTTCAAGGTCTGCCAAACATCGTCTTTTTTTAAGTCCTGAGAAGCTTGAGTGTAAAAATGCCCAGCCGGTTTTTGGTTTTAGAGAGCTTGAACAAGAAATTGATGGCAAAAGTCATGAAAAATATTTAATTGATGAAAAACTTTCATGGAGAGCTCCCCAGGAAAAGGCAAGACTTGAGCTAGGTAAATATAAAGGTATTTTCATGGCTCCTTTAAACGACTATGATGATTTGGATTTTGGCCCTGATATTACTTTTTTTATGGTTGTTCCATATCAGGCCTATCATATTTTAAACGACTATATGGGTGCAATGAACAAACCAAATCTTAGTTTTCTTGCAACTCCCAACTCTGCTGTTTGTTCTGGAGGTGTTTACTCTTTTTTAAACAATACCGCCAATATGACAACTATGTGTGCAGGCTCAAAAAGTTCTGGAAAAACAGAAATGAATTATATGAACCTTTTTATTCCCGGTGATCAGGTTTTAAAAACAGCTGAACACCTTCTTTACAGAATTGAAAAAACCGGAGGACCTTCTCTTATGGGTAAGGGCGGTCAACCTTGGCCTGGACTTGATGTTTGTTTAAACTGTCCTTTGATTAAGTTTAAAGAAGTTGAAAAATAAATTTATAAAAGATATTTACTTAAGTTGAGTTAATAAGCTTAAGTAAGTTTGAACTGTTAAATTTTATAATTAAGAAAATCAAAACTAAATATGGATTATTTTAGAAATATAACAAAATATTTCAGACAGTCATTAATTGATTCAGAAAGGAAGTGCCCGGAAGATAAAGATATTCTTCCTTTTCTTGGGCCATCAGATTCTGAAAAAAATAATTCAGATTATATTAGTCTTGATTGCAAAGCTTGGTTTGAAGGAAGAATTGATAAAAACCTGGCAAAGGAAATTGTTAAAAAAAGAAATAAAGAGGAAAATTCAGACTCAAAAGAAACAGAGTTGGTTATTTACCCAAGAGTTGATTTTTTAAAAACAATTGGCGGTAAAAAAAGTTATATTAAAAATGAAGTTTTGATCCCTTTAGTGGTTTTTATAATTCTTGATGAAGACGGAAAATTTAAACCTTCTCCCAAAGCCCCGTGGATTCCTAGGGAGTGGATTTCACCGAATCAAGGCAAGTCTATTACTTTTACAAATTCTTTTCTAATTGATAAATTTCTTAGTCAAAATCTTTATCAAGGCATGGAAAACTGGGATGATGTTAGAAAATATTGCACTTCAATGCTTTGTTCAGCTTTGAGCACTGAATATTTCCCAGGAGATCCTGAATTAAAAACTAAAGAAACATCTATTTATGATCTTGAAATATTAAATAACGATTATGAGCTTAAAAATGTTTTTTTGATTCAGGTAAAAGAACCTCCGGTTGTGGGTGCAAAACAAGGAATTATAAAATTAATTGATTCAATTTTAGATACCAATTCTGAAATTCCTTTATATAAAATGTTTTGTGCAAAATCCTCACCTGAAATTATACCATATAGAGATTTGGAAGATGACAGCTATTTATCAAAACAGCATTTGGGGCAGATGACAGGGGAGTTTCCTTTATCTTTAAATCAAAGAAATGCACTTCACCATCTTTTAAAAAACAACAATCCTGAAATTCTTGCAGTTAACGGACCCCCGGGTACTGGAAAAACAACTCTTTTAAGATCTGTAGTAGCAAGTTTGTGGTCAAAAGCAGCCCTTGAAGAAACTGAGCCTCCTTTAATTGCAGCAACCTCAAACAATAATCAGGCAGTTACAAATATTCTAGAAAGTTTTGCCAGAGTTGATGAAAAAGGACTGGAGGAAAGTTTAAAAGGAAGATGGATCCCAGAAATTTCAAGCTATGGGCTTTATTGTTGTTCCTCAGGAAAAGCAAAAGAATCCAACCCTTATATGTATCTTGGCCCCAAAGGCGAAGGATTGATGGAATATTTGCATACTCAGGAATATTTTGATGGTGCTGTTGAGTTTTTTCTTGAAAAAGCAGGTAAATGGCAAAATAAAAAAGCAGAAAGCCTTAAAGAAGTTAGAATAAACCTTCATAATGAAATAAAAAAAACAGAAAAAGCAATTATCAAGGGAATAGATACACTTAAAAATTTTAAAACATATGAAAATGAAATTTTCAGCAAATTTAAAGATCTTGATTCTTTAAAAAACGAGATTGAATTTTTATCTGAAAGCTTAAATCTTCCTGAAAAAGAATTGTTAGATATAAGATTGAAAAAAGATGAACTTCTGAACCTGTGGTCTAAAAGAAAAATTTTAACAAATTTGTTTATCAAATTCAAGTTTGTTCAAACTTCAGAATATTATAAAAATGCAATTTTATTTAATAAATGGGGAATTCCCCTGGAAGACAAATCAGATAAATCTGCAGAAAAAATCTTGAATGAAATGGAAAATCAATCAATTCAAAAACAGGAAAATTACAAAAAAAGAATTGGCTGTCTTCAAAATCTTTATAACTCTTATAAAGAAGCATCAGAAAAAATTAATTTATGGATAAAAACCCACTCCAATATTGAGCTTTTATCAAAAGATTTAAATGATAAGGTAAACGAAATAAATGACAGGGTGCTAAGATTTAAACTTTTTAAACTTTCAACACATTATTGGGAAGCCAGATGGCTTATAGATTTAAATTCATTTTTACCAACCAGAGACTCTGATAAAAAATCAGATAAAAGAGTCCTTGGAAAATTAA
This is a stretch of genomic DNA from Desulforegulaceae bacterium. It encodes these proteins:
- a CDS encoding DUF169 domain-containing protein, which produces MDKLTYTKAFESFIWNFRLDFDPVGVKFIDNESIINTLPITHTVKPKLSYCQYLAASRSAKHRLFLSPEKLECKNAQPVFGFRELEQEIDGKSHEKYLIDEKLSWRAPQEKARLELGKYKGIFMAPLNDYDDLDFGPDITFFMVVPYQAYHILNDYMGAMNKPNLSFLATPNSAVCSGGVYSFLNNTANMTTMCAGSKSSGKTEMNYMNLFIPGDQVLKTAEHLLYRIEKTGGPSLMGKGGQPWPGLDVCLNCPLIKFKEVEK
- a CDS encoding AAA domain-containing protein, which translates into the protein MDYFRNITKYFRQSLIDSERKCPEDKDILPFLGPSDSEKNNSDYISLDCKAWFEGRIDKNLAKEIVKKRNKEENSDSKETELVIYPRVDFLKTIGGKKSYIKNEVLIPLVVFIILDEDGKFKPSPKAPWIPREWISPNQGKSITFTNSFLIDKFLSQNLYQGMENWDDVRKYCTSMLCSALSTEYFPGDPELKTKETSIYDLEILNNDYELKNVFLIQVKEPPVVGAKQGIIKLIDSILDTNSEIPLYKMFCAKSSPEIIPYRDLEDDSYLSKQHLGQMTGEFPLSLNQRNALHHLLKNNNPEILAVNGPPGTGKTTLLRSVVASLWSKAALEETEPPLIAATSNNNQAVTNILESFARVDEKGLEESLKGRWIPEISSYGLYCCSSGKAKESNPYMYLGPKGEGLMEYLHTQEYFDGAVEFFLEKAGKWQNKKAESLKEVRINLHNEIKKTEKAIIKGIDTLKNFKTYENEIFSKFKDLDSLKNEIEFLSESLNLPEKELLDIRLKKDELLNLWSKRKILTNLFIKFKFVQTSEYYKNAILFNKWGIPLEDKSDKSAEKILNEMENQSIQKQENYKKRIGCLQNLYNSYKEASEKINLWIKTHSNIELLSKDLNDKVNEINDRVLRFKLFKLSTHYWEARWLIDLNSFLPTRDSDKKSDKRVLGKLKRFAKLTPCFVSTFYMLPKTFEASVFEDNVWKHLPLYEKIDLLIIDEAGQALPEVSAPCFALAKKALVVGDTDQIEPVWSISPGVDRSNLQIFNLFENEKDYNDFWLESGLTASSGNVMKVAQRQCLYHQFTKLQKGLYLTEHRRCYNSIVNYCNELVYQGVLKPLRGEPKVSIPWGKTMAMVSIKKDSKSYGGSRGNFDEAVYIANWLDKHKSIIVEYVKKASPDLKDIEDNQIIQKSIGIITPFSTQARFIKKELLKKKIKGVTVGTVHSLQGDERLIILFSSVYGESDKKMGKFYDNGPNMLNVAVSRAKDAFVLFGDPDVFGVSGKSSPSGILRSMLSELK